A genomic stretch from Panthera uncia isolate 11264 chromosome E3, Puncia_PCG_1.0, whole genome shotgun sequence includes:
- the SNN gene encoding stannin, with protein MSIMDHSPTTGVVTVIVILIAIAALGALILGCWCYLRLQRISQSEDEESIVGDGETKEPFLLVQYSAKGPCVERKAKLTPSGPEVHG; from the coding sequence ATGTCTATTATGGACCACAGCCCCACCACGGGCGTGGTCACGGTCATCGTCATCCTCATCGCCATCGCGGCCCTGGGGGCCTTGATCCTGGGCTGCTGGTGCTACCTGCGGCTGCAGCGCATCAGCCAGTCGGAAGACGAGGAGAGCATCGTGGGGGATGGCGAGACCAAGGAGCCCTTCCTGCTGGTGCAGTACTCCGCCAAGGGACCGTGCGTGGAGAGGAAGGCCAAGCTGACCCCCAGCGGCCCAGAAGTCCACGGCTGA